A portion of the Oxynema aestuarii AP17 genome contains these proteins:
- a CDS encoding S8 family serine peptidase — translation MTFDSTSTNNVIQENFGGDPLLDGLPKDPLSSLPTSSGSSEPEDQFTKSAGFDGESNENFNPYPTATSWDEMETSSSPGTDTDEETTDSDRDPVTQEPFGEETSSLTEEAERDPITNPGIDREADEDTVNETSVTHENKDKNIESNSSEESEEQENDSGLSNEDTIEEGDREITTESEENNDRSDAENESETSNLNPTNGVYSETEADDRSGESSDSTVNEQEDENSSDDAPTEAVNQSENSVESDRETDEMAGETVSESSEEGEGESDEGEETIAENDGDETGDRTEIDDTENNSTENNETDLSTESGADDSVAEHEEASSDAGSDSSNEDTQAELNDPTEANLTENDEEVNTEDSSDNGEEETEAESTDTTENHAEEDVATEETGESESDPVVDPNISESDINFDVGTFTVDESGEVGIDYLFDGGRYQGQVAIVSLSGMEEYEPGSVDFIQEAARRALSESELGHIAIDDRTEGAKFHTSLGERQWNQGDYQGVKTFAMRPGDKFFLMMVPNGAIERVANDPAIGGASRPLFSLATANPDDEYHVGQIADITGDGSAFAWEDLRVDAGTDRDYNDIIFQVRGAKGVAAHMNDVVDPQKDWRTSDMGQALIDYIQPYITPEQPTVNYDDLDEAIAELEDLFGESESETFEEDFETDLEDSNDRESGSEEVNDELETDETTENDFDEGIEEESVTSENSESEENVSNSSSEEGETVVATPTTEIADSQDSNEQDPETEDPDPLLPTRLSDDEPIGAENTDDLDDESSENSNSVEASQGEEVETVDRSEPGLDSAEELSNSNENQPEIERVEDEIYIPISVTETSEAIEQSSDGNTTVDLENQEDKVNTIETPTLSVELPAITPPPTIAPADLSNLESLESIREITVENRGSELRDRLDNLIEVLQQRSRDPDLTDTGSIETAIARLGVISQGLENPTEAIEDRANTAISRLEEWVVKSTPEAIVSGRAIEPNFPLENQPLVGIIDTGFSGDNPDLDYSRITWGEDRVDGDDDPTLATGEGNEHGTHILGILAATQNNGIGIDGINNTAPIWAGRAVGSGKWAESLVEFVDAARESGQPNAVVNLSLDLTQIDAEGNVTTRYEFTPMERAAIEYARQNNVMLVVAAGNDGAVMSALGQSSQEFDNIITVGAAERVNDEIANSKAFERTNYSSYGRGLDIMAPGGTTDNPELSLMGDGLGTMAGTSVATAKVTGAISQVWAANPSLSYRQVIEIVKDTATDLNDANWDSETGAGLLNMAGAVMLAKATTGEEHDVLATVIPDTWSGEGKVIPTERAASTEFQGKYYQWESYTIKSGDTLSAIALNTMGNGSALYYNFIAQKNGIANPNLIYLGQKILIPRQVSAPATPTPTPPSNNGQHILDAVDKVNPLQWYYLPRDITGDGVKETFCNWFAADVLDQLGVPIPRYGGSAGSYTKPHPIYGTNTPNKPFSAAGLLNFMNAGGNGSWEKISAAEAVSSANNGQVVLASSVGHVAVVIPGSSGSNVRIAQAGATNGKNMGVSQGFGSESPVYFRYKGSVKNKVNSDTNTSYSPPATPGKNQQYIIKSGDTLWAIAQRKLGDGNRWREIKKADGTTFTAAEARRLKVGQVVYLPVNYQTGTGKPVTSSPVSQPKTTATSTDFTGKVMSVVSSLNIRSGPGTNYNRVGSYGSNTPLTFDAWSRGTSHWDPIAKQWDNRWFRIKGTNKWVASAYIYGNPKSNSKYINPPNNNGGSPTDFTGKVMSVVSSLNIRSGPGTNYNRVGSYGSNTPLTFDAWSRGTSHWDPIAKQWDNRWFRIKGTNKWVASAYINGNPKSNSKYIDPPGNSNPGNGSWQNPLAGSWYAIYSLNEFGTPRTISGTHKGIDLSTGNNTPPIKAAKGGKVVIAYNGTGWNDGYGKYVKIDHGDGTETRYAHLSNVNVQQGSYISAGTVIGNVGSTGNSSGNHLHFEIRVNGVPKNPRNYIKF, via the coding sequence ATGACTTTCGATAGTACATCTACCAATAATGTTATCCAAGAAAATTTTGGCGGCGATCCTTTACTGGATGGATTGCCAAAAGATCCTCTCTCATCTTTACCGACCAGTAGCGGATCGAGTGAACCGGAAGACCAATTCACTAAAAGCGCTGGATTTGATGGAGAATCTAACGAGAATTTCAATCCCTATCCGACGGCAACCTCATGGGATGAAATGGAAACTAGTTCATCTCCTGGGACAGATACGGATGAAGAAACGACGGATTCCGATCGCGATCCGGTGACCCAAGAACCTTTTGGTGAAGAGACATCAAGCTTGACAGAAGAAGCGGAAAGGGATCCTATTACTAATCCGGGGATTGACAGAGAAGCTGACGAAGATACCGTAAATGAAACCTCTGTTACTCATGAGAATAAGGATAAAAATATAGAGTCAAATAGTTCGGAAGAATCTGAGGAGCAAGAGAATGACTCCGGGCTATCTAATGAAGATACAATCGAGGAAGGCGATCGCGAAATAACTACCGAATCCGAAGAAAATAACGATCGTTCCGATGCCGAGAATGAGTCGGAAACCAGCAATTTAAACCCAACTAATGGGGTGTATTCCGAAACGGAAGCAGACGATCGCTCTGGGGAATCCAGCGATTCTACGGTGAACGAACAAGAGGATGAAAATAGTAGCGATGATGCTCCCACTGAAGCGGTAAATCAGTCCGAGAATTCTGTCGAGTCTGACCGTGAAACTGATGAAATGGCTGGAGAGACGGTTAGCGAATCCTCGGAAGAAGGAGAAGGTGAGAGCGACGAAGGAGAAGAGACGATCGCCGAAAATGATGGAGATGAGACGGGCGATCGTACCGAAATTGACGATACAGAAAATAATAGTACAGAAAATAATGAAACCGATTTATCTACCGAATCCGGCGCCGATGACTCAGTAGCAGAACATGAAGAAGCTAGCAGTGACGCGGGTTCCGACAGCAGCAACGAGGACACGCAAGCCGAATTAAACGATCCGACTGAAGCTAATCTCACTGAAAATGATGAGGAAGTCAACACCGAGGACAGTTCGGACAACGGCGAGGAAGAGACCGAAGCTGAATCGACCGATACGACCGAAAATCATGCCGAGGAGGACGTTGCGACGGAGGAAACCGGAGAAAGTGAGAGCGATCCCGTTGTCGATCCCAATATCAGTGAGTCCGATATTAATTTTGACGTAGGCACTTTTACCGTGGATGAAAGCGGTGAGGTCGGTATTGACTACCTCTTCGATGGCGGACGCTATCAGGGACAGGTGGCGATCGTCAGTTTGTCCGGAATGGAAGAGTACGAACCGGGTTCGGTCGATTTTATACAAGAGGCGGCTCGTCGTGCCTTAAGTGAGTCGGAATTGGGTCACATCGCGATCGACGATCGCACCGAAGGAGCCAAATTTCATACATCTCTGGGCGAACGCCAGTGGAATCAGGGGGATTATCAAGGGGTGAAAACCTTTGCCATGCGCCCCGGAGACAAGTTTTTTCTCATGATGGTGCCGAATGGGGCGATCGAGCGCGTGGCGAACGATCCGGCGATCGGTGGTGCCAGTCGTCCCCTATTTTCCCTCGCCACCGCCAATCCCGATGACGAGTATCATGTCGGCCAAATTGCCGATATTACGGGAGATGGAAGTGCCTTTGCTTGGGAAGATTTGCGCGTCGATGCGGGTACCGATCGCGACTACAACGATATTATCTTCCAAGTGCGAGGAGCGAAAGGCGTTGCAGCTCACATGAATGATGTGGTCGATCCACAGAAGGATTGGCGCACGAGTGATATGGGACAAGCGTTGATCGACTATATCCAGCCGTATATCACTCCCGAACAACCGACGGTTAATTATGACGATCTGGACGAGGCGATCGCCGAATTAGAAGACTTATTTGGAGAATCGGAATCGGAAACCTTTGAGGAAGATTTCGAGACCGATTTGGAAGACTCGAACGATCGAGAATCGGGTTCTGAAGAAGTCAACGATGAGTTAGAAACCGATGAAACAACCGAGAATGATTTTGATGAAGGGATAGAAGAAGAAAGTGTAACTTCTGAGAATAGCGAATCTGAAGAGAATGTTTCTAATTCTAGTTCTGAAGAGGGGGAAACGGTTGTAGCAACACCAACAACAGAGATCGCTGATTCTCAAGACTCGAACGAGCAAGATCCCGAAACTGAAGATCCCGATCCGTTATTACCCACTCGTCTGAGTGATGACGAACCGATTGGAGCGGAAAATACCGACGATCTGGACGATGAATCTTCTGAAAATAGCAATTCTGTTGAAGCTTCCCAGGGTGAGGAAGTAGAAACCGTCGATCGGAGTGAGCCAGGTTTAGACAGCGCTGAAGAGTTATCTAATTCTAACGAAAATCAGCCTGAAATCGAGAGGGTTGAAGATGAAATTTACATTCCGATTTCGGTGACGGAAACTTCGGAGGCGATCGAACAAAGTTCGGATGGAAATACAACGGTAGATCTGGAAAATCAAGAGGACAAGGTTAACACGATTGAAACTCCGACATTGTCGGTAGAGCTACCTGCTATAACGCCTCCCCCAACGATCGCGCCTGCCGACCTTTCTAATTTGGAATCGTTGGAATCAATCCGTGAGATAACTGTTGAAAATCGTGGCAGTGAATTGCGCGATCGCCTGGATAATTTAATTGAGGTCTTGCAGCAGCGATCGCGAGATCCCGACCTCACCGATACGGGCAGTATTGAAACGGCGATCGCCCGTTTGGGTGTCATTTCTCAAGGTCTAGAAAATCCGACTGAAGCGATTGAAGACCGAGCGAATACGGCGATTTCTCGGTTAGAAGAATGGGTCGTCAAGTCCACACCGGAGGCGATTGTTAGCGGACGGGCGATCGAGCCTAATTTTCCCTTAGAAAATCAGCCTTTAGTCGGTATTATTGATACGGGATTTAGTGGGGATAATCCCGATCTCGATTACTCGCGGATTACCTGGGGAGAAGATCGCGTTGATGGAGATGATGACCCCACTTTAGCGACAGGAGAAGGCAACGAACACGGCACTCATATTTTAGGAATTCTTGCCGCCACCCAAAATAATGGAATCGGCATTGATGGGATTAACAATACTGCGCCAATTTGGGCGGGACGGGCTGTTGGTTCTGGGAAATGGGCAGAATCGTTAGTTGAGTTTGTCGATGCAGCGCGGGAGTCGGGACAACCGAATGCGGTGGTGAATTTGAGTTTAGATTTAACTCAGATTGATGCTGAGGGGAATGTGACAACTCGTTATGAGTTTACGCCGATGGAACGAGCGGCGATCGAGTATGCACGACAAAATAATGTGATGCTGGTCGTTGCAGCAGGAAATGATGGGGCAGTGATGTCGGCGCTGGGTCAATCTTCGCAAGAATTTGACAATATTATCACTGTCGGTGCAGCCGAACGAGTCAACGATGAAATTGCCAATTCCAAAGCTTTTGAACGCACTAATTATTCCAGCTACGGACGGGGTTTAGATATCATGGCTCCGGGCGGAACGACCGATAATCCCGAGTTATCTTTAATGGGTGATGGTCTGGGAACGATGGCCGGAACTTCCGTTGCTACTGCGAAAGTAACCGGGGCAATTTCCCAAGTTTGGGCAGCGAATCCCAGTCTCAGCTATCGGCAAGTCATCGAAATTGTCAAAGATACGGCTACCGATTTAAACGATGCGAATTGGGATAGTGAAACGGGTGCGGGTTTGCTGAATATGGCGGGAGCTGTCATGTTAGCTAAAGCAACCACGGGGGAAGAACATGATGTTTTAGCGACTGTGATTCCAGATACCTGGAGTGGGGAAGGGAAGGTCATCCCAACTGAACGTGCTGCTTCCACTGAATTTCAAGGGAAATATTATCAGTGGGAGTCGTACACCATTAAATCAGGAGACACTCTCAGTGCGATCGCGCTAAATACAATGGGGAATGGTTCTGCTCTTTATTACAACTTTATTGCCCAGAAAAATGGTATTGCTAACCCCAACTTGATTTATCTGGGTCAAAAAATACTGATTCCACGACAAGTATCAGCACCAGCCACTCCAACTCCGACGCCACCGAGCAATAATGGGCAGCACATTCTTGATGCAGTCGATAAGGTTAATCCCTTGCAATGGTACTATCTTCCTCGGGATATTACGGGTGATGGAGTTAAAGAAACTTTTTGCAACTGGTTCGCAGCCGATGTTTTAGACCAGTTGGGCGTCCCTATTCCTCGATATGGAGGCAGTGCTGGTTCGTACACAAAACCCCATCCAATTTATGGAACGAATACTCCCAATAAACCCTTCAGTGCTGCAGGATTACTCAACTTTATGAATGCAGGTGGAAATGGAAGTTGGGAGAAAATTAGTGCTGCTGAAGCAGTTTCTAGTGCTAATAATGGTCAAGTTGTTTTAGCGTCTTCGGTCGGTCATGTTGCAGTTGTCATCCCTGGTAGTTCTGGGTCTAATGTCCGAATTGCCCAAGCCGGAGCAACCAATGGTAAAAACATGGGTGTGAGTCAGGGTTTTGGTTCGGAAAGCCCCGTTTATTTCCGCTACAAAGGCTCGGTTAAAAACAAGGTGAATTCCGATACAAATACTTCTTATTCGCCTCCAGCTACCCCCGGAAAAAACCAACAGTACATCATCAAATCAGGGGATACGCTCTGGGCTATAGCTCAACGCAAATTAGGTGACGGCAATCGCTGGCGAGAAATTAAAAAAGCTGATGGGACTACCTTCACTGCTGCCGAAGCAAGACGCTTAAAAGTCGGCCAGGTCGTGTATCTACCTGTCAATTATCAAACAGGTACGGGTAAACCCGTTACTTCTTCTCCAGTTTCCCAACCTAAGACGACTGCTACCTCTACAGATTTCACAGGTAAAGTGATGTCAGTGGTCAGTTCCCTTAACATCCGCAGTGGGCCGGGAACGAACTATAATCGTGTCGGTTCCTATGGTTCCAATACGCCATTAACCTTTGATGCTTGGTCTCGCGGCACTTCTCACTGGGATCCAATTGCCAAGCAATGGGATAACCGTTGGTTCCGGATTAAAGGCACAAATAAATGGGTGGCGAGTGCTTACATTTACGGCAATCCCAAATCCAATAGTAAGTACATCAATCCCCCTAACAATAACGGGGGAAGTCCCACCGATTTCACGGGCAAAGTGATGTCAGTGGTCAGTTCCCTTAACATCCGCAGTGGGCCGGGAACGAACTATAATCGTGTCGGTTCTTATGGTTCCAATACGCCATTAACTTTTGATGCTTGGTCTCGCGGCACTTCTCATTGGGATCCAATTGCCAAGCAATGGGATAATCGCTGGTTCCGAATTAAGGGCACAAATAAATGGGTGGCGAGTGCTTATATTAACGGAAATCCCAAGTCCAACAGTAAATATATTGACCCGCCTGGTAATTCTAATCCTGGTAATGGATCTTGGCAAAATCCCCTCGCCGGTAGTTGGTATGCAATTTACTCATTGAACGAATTTGGGACTCCCCGAACAATTAGCGGGACTCATAAGGGTATAGATTTGTCTACGGGAAACAATACTCCTCCTATAAAAGCAGCTAAAGGTGGAAAGGTTGTTATTGCCTATAATGGTACTGGATGGAATGATGGTTATGGCAAATATGTCAAGATAGATCATGGTGATGGAACAGAAACTCGTTATGCTCATTTATCAAATGTTAATGTCCAGCAAGGAAGTTATATAAGCGCTGGAACAGTAATTGGCAATGTAGGCAGTACAGGTAACTCTTCTGGCAACCATCTACATTTTGAAATTCGCGTGAATGGCGTACCCAAAAATCCTAGAAATTACATTAAATTCTAG
- a CDS encoding glycerophosphodiester phosphodiesterase, giving the protein MEFEVIAHRGFSAIAPENTLAAFSSALREGADSIELDLQLSADGIPVVIHDETLERIAGKPDKVRETPIAVLQGLDVGAWFGDRFAGERIPTFSQVLAAIASLPKHLYLDVKPHCDWSDRQIDDLLALLLREGWETRCIISSFNESFVNRVRQRNYNFTLGYIVADADSYQQELAKAASARNTVIISLYKILLANPQLVEASDRAGVEIVAWTVDDPDIVRQLGELGVKRIVTNRLVGQINSNLTQN; this is encoded by the coding sequence GTGGAATTTGAAGTCATCGCCCATCGCGGTTTTTCCGCGATCGCACCAGAAAACACCCTCGCCGCCTTTTCCAGCGCCCTCCGCGAAGGCGCCGATTCGATCGAGTTAGACTTGCAACTGTCCGCCGATGGCATACCCGTGGTCATTCACGACGAAACCTTAGAACGGATTGCGGGAAAACCGGATAAAGTGAGGGAAACTCCGATCGCGGTCTTGCAAGGGTTAGATGTCGGCGCCTGGTTTGGCGATCGCTTCGCCGGAGAACGGATTCCCACCTTCTCACAAGTGTTAGCGGCGATCGCCTCCCTACCCAAACATCTCTATCTCGACGTCAAACCTCACTGCGACTGGAGCGATCGCCAAATCGACGATTTACTCGCCCTCCTCCTCCGAGAAGGATGGGAAACGCGCTGTATTATTTCATCGTTTAACGAATCTTTCGTCAATCGCGTCCGCCAACGCAATTATAATTTTACCCTCGGTTATATCGTCGCCGACGCCGACAGCTACCAACAGGAGTTAGCTAAAGCCGCTTCCGCTAGAAATACCGTCATAATTAGTTTGTATAAGATTTTATTGGCGAATCCTCAATTAGTAGAAGCCAGCGATCGCGCCGGGGTCGAAATTGTCGCCTGGACTGTAGACGACCCGGATATCGTTCGCCAGTTAGGAGAATTAGGCGTCAAGCGGATTGTCACCAATCGTTTAGTCGGTCAAATCAACTCAAATTTAACCCAAAATTAA
- a CDS encoding RecQ family ATP-dependent DNA helicase: MSPSGADEYDRVRAKLREIWGYEDFRPPQGEIVRTLLEGRDAAIVLPTGGGKSICFQLPALLQTGLTLVVSPLVALMENQVQELRDRRLPAALLHGQLDRRVRRDTLNAIERNRLRLLYLSPETLLSPPVWERLCQPQVRINGSILDEAHCLVQWGDTFRPAYRRLGAVRPALLKTKPPGTKIAIAAFTATADPEAQQTIATVLGLQRPRQFLYSPYRENLYLALKVAWTPRDRRQKLFKFIQSQGKTSGLVYVRTRGDSEKLAREASARGYAVAAYHAGLSGEERRAIERGWIENQLQFVVCTSAFGMGVNKPDVRWVAHFQAPALLSEYVQEVGRAGRDGRSARALTLVSECTGLLDPEDKQRRESVRRQQREIFKRSRQLAKQFPQQGEVEAIARQFREGAIALSVLHCCGGLQWRDPFHYQLVPGGGSGRGVPAIDATGTMARYVKWRGCRWQFLLAAFGFKSESAVMHCGHCDNCFPHKFNSS, from the coding sequence ATGTCGCCATCGGGTGCCGACGAATACGATCGCGTGCGCGCGAAACTGCGCGAAATTTGGGGATACGAGGATTTTCGACCGCCCCAAGGGGAAATCGTTCGCACGTTGTTAGAGGGACGCGATGCGGCGATCGTGCTGCCGACGGGGGGCGGTAAGTCGATTTGTTTCCAACTTCCGGCGCTGTTACAAACGGGCTTAACCCTGGTGGTGTCGCCGTTGGTGGCGTTGATGGAGAATCAGGTGCAGGAATTGCGCGATCGCCGTCTTCCCGCCGCCTTATTACACGGACAACTCGATCGCCGCGTCCGTCGGGATACGTTAAATGCTATAGAACGTAACCGCTTGCGCTTGTTATACCTATCCCCGGAAACTTTGCTCAGTCCTCCGGTCTGGGAGCGTTTGTGTCAGCCCCAGGTCAGAATTAACGGCTCGATCCTCGACGAAGCCCATTGTCTGGTGCAGTGGGGCGATACCTTTCGTCCGGCGTATCGGCGCTTGGGGGCGGTTCGTCCGGCGCTGTTGAAAACGAAGCCGCCGGGAACGAAAATCGCGATCGCCGCGTTTACCGCAACCGCCGATCCCGAAGCCCAGCAAACGATCGCGACGGTGTTGGGGTTACAACGCCCCCGTCAGTTCCTCTACAGTCCCTATCGAGAAAATTTATACTTAGCGTTAAAAGTGGCTTGGACGCCGCGCGATCGCCGTCAGAAGTTATTCAAATTTATTCAAAGTCAGGGGAAAACCTCGGGATTGGTTTACGTTCGCACGCGGGGAGACAGTGAGAAACTCGCCCGGGAGGCGAGCGCACGCGGGTATGCGGTGGCGGCGTATCACGCGGGGTTGAGTGGGGAGGAACGGCGGGCGATCGAACGGGGTTGGATCGAGAATCAGTTGCAATTTGTGGTCTGTACGTCGGCGTTCGGGATGGGGGTCAACAAGCCGGACGTGCGCTGGGTGGCTCACTTTCAGGCGCCCGCCTTACTCTCGGAGTACGTGCAGGAAGTGGGACGGGCGGGACGGGACGGACGATCGGCGCGGGCGTTAACCTTAGTGAGCGAATGTACTGGGTTGCTCGATCCCGAGGACAAACAACGGCGAGAATCTGTCAGGCGCCAGCAGCGAGAGATCTTCAAGCGATCGCGACAGTTGGCGAAGCAGTTCCCGCAGCAGGGGGAGGTCGAGGCGATCGCGCGGCAGTTTCGCGAGGGGGCGATCGCCCTGTCGGTACTCCATTGTTGCGGAGGGTTACAATGGCGAGACCCGTTTCACTATCAGCTCGTTCCCGGCGGCGGTTCCGGTCGCGGCGTACCCGCAATCGATGCTACGGGAACGATGGCGCGTTATGTTAAGTGGCGCGGTTGTCGCTGGCAGTTTTTACTCGCCGCCTTTGGTTTCAAGAGCGAATCGGCGGTTATGCATTGCGGACATTGCGATAATTGTTTTCCGCATAAATTCAACTCTAGCTAA